The following are from one region of the Stanieria cyanosphaera PCC 7437 genome:
- a CDS encoding PAS domain S-box protein yields the protein MKIPKQEINRLLASVALGIRQSLDLEEILHKSVAEVRDFLECDRVIIYRFYPDWSGAVIVESVAQSQWSILGSRIKDPCFENTWVEYYQQGNVTARTDINQITIDPCYQELLQNFNVTANLVVPIIQTTSNQTIQLWGLLIAHQCQHSREWQEVEIEFLKQLTTQIGIAIAQAELLALTKYELRQRQLAQQKVQQARHFLQTTIDHLPVAVFVKDASQSNFGKFLLWNKASERMFGLRAEQALGKTVYDYFCFSEANLLNQQDQQAFETRTVIEIPEQIITIGTLGKKILRTTKVPIFDDLGQPEYLLCIAEDITRRHQAEVQLQQKSEELAAFSSNLKQLHRLNTTNYATFDQLFHDYVQTGCRIFGCSTGIVSHIEGDIYTIYAVTSDLTSLSPNQQFELGNTYCAEVVKQKKTIAYHCVGTIEELRSHPVYQNFKLETYIGTPIFVEQAIYGTLNFSSTKIRNLPFTSHEREIIEMMAQSIGKFINAHQIELQRQQAVVELQQAKQELEDRVKQRTEELSQTNQRLQQELYQRQQAQVALEESEARFRSMVNSFPMLVWVSGSDSHSTFFNQAWLEFTGRTMAEELAHGWSEGVHPDDQSQYFNTYQTAFNNRQPFQLEYRLKRADGEYRWMLDYGAPRFRPDGSFAGFIGSCLDISDRKQIEATLQESEKRWRTLLENVRLLVIGMDLQGRLDYANPFFLELMGYTVTEAIGKHFIDLVHPQNRQEAVKIFQSIIQPNSPYYYHHQKILLTKSGEEKRISWNSTQMCDLQGKPIGMMCIGEDITARHAMERMKDEFISVVSHELRTPLTSIHGALGLLVSGIVQPQSEQGQRIIKIAAESTESLVRLVNDILELERLESGKIDLIKKIVQVQEIMLKAIELVQLIANRAGIILEVTNQNLEFYGDCDRIVQVLTNLLTNAIKFSERGSRVWLDVVQQSDQILFVVQDQGRGIPSDKLETIFERFHQVDASDSRRKGGTGLGLAICRNIVEQHGGKIWAESIYGKGSNFFFTIPLVKADEINN from the coding sequence ATGAAAATACCAAAACAAGAAATTAATCGTCTCCTGGCTAGTGTTGCTTTAGGAATTAGACAGTCTCTCGACTTAGAAGAAATTTTACACAAAAGTGTCGCAGAAGTTCGTGATTTCTTAGAATGCGATCGCGTCATTATCTATCGCTTTTATCCTGATTGGAGTGGTGCTGTAATTGTAGAATCAGTAGCTCAGTCCCAATGGTCAATTCTGGGCAGTAGAATAAAAGACCCTTGTTTTGAAAACACTTGGGTAGAATACTATCAACAAGGTAACGTTACAGCCAGAACGGATATTAATCAAATCACAATCGATCCATGTTATCAAGAGCTATTACAAAACTTTAACGTTACTGCTAATTTAGTCGTCCCAATTATACAAACAACTTCTAATCAAACTATTCAATTATGGGGTTTGTTGATTGCTCATCAATGTCAACATTCTCGAGAATGGCAAGAAGTAGAAATTGAATTTCTCAAACAATTAACTACTCAAATTGGTATTGCGATCGCTCAAGCTGAACTGTTAGCTCTGACTAAATACGAACTCAGACAACGACAATTAGCTCAACAAAAAGTTCAACAAGCTCGACATTTTTTACAAACAACGATCGATCACCTTCCTGTGGCAGTTTTTGTCAAAGATGCTAGTCAATCTAACTTTGGTAAATTTTTACTCTGGAATAAAGCTAGCGAAAGAATGTTTGGCTTAAGGGCAGAGCAAGCATTGGGAAAAACTGTCTACGATTATTTTTGTTTTTCTGAAGCAAACTTATTAAATCAACAAGACCAACAAGCCTTTGAAACCAGAACCGTAATTGAAATTCCCGAGCAAATTATTACAATTGGTACGCTTGGGAAAAAAATTCTTCGTACTACCAAAGTACCTATTTTTGATGATCTTGGTCAACCAGAATATTTACTTTGTATTGCTGAAGATATTACTCGTCGTCATCAAGCTGAAGTTCAATTGCAGCAAAAATCTGAAGAATTAGCAGCTTTTAGCTCTAACCTCAAACAACTACATCGTTTAAATACCACTAACTACGCCACTTTTGACCAATTATTTCACGACTATGTGCAAACGGGATGTCGAATTTTTGGTTGTTCTACAGGAATTGTTAGTCATATTGAAGGTGATATTTACACTATTTACGCCGTTACCTCTGATTTAACGAGTTTAAGTCCGAATCAACAATTTGAGTTAGGCAATACCTATTGTGCCGAAGTAGTGAAGCAAAAAAAAACGATCGCTTATCATTGTGTTGGTACTATTGAAGAACTACGCTCTCATCCTGTCTATCAAAACTTTAAGTTAGAAACTTATATCGGAACACCAATTTTTGTAGAACAAGCAATCTACGGAACACTTAATTTTTCCTCTACTAAAATTAGAAATCTTCCTTTTACCAGCCACGAACGAGAAATTATTGAAATGATGGCTCAAAGTATTGGTAAATTTATTAATGCTCATCAAATCGAATTGCAACGTCAGCAAGCAGTAGTAGAACTGCAACAAGCTAAACAAGAATTAGAAGACAGAGTTAAACAACGTACCGAAGAACTAAGTCAAACCAATCAGCGTTTGCAACAAGAACTCTACCAAAGACAACAAGCACAAGTTGCTTTAGAAGAAAGTGAAGCTCGTTTTCGGTCGATGGTGAACAGCTTTCCCATGTTGGTTTGGGTTTCAGGAAGTGATAGTCACTCTACCTTTTTTAACCAAGCTTGGTTAGAGTTTACAGGGCGAACCATGGCAGAAGAATTAGCGCATGGTTGGTCAGAAGGAGTGCATCCTGACGATCAATCACAGTATTTCAATACCTATCAAACTGCCTTTAATAATCGTCAACCTTTTCAATTAGAATATCGTCTCAAACGGGCTGATGGTGAATATCGCTGGATGCTTGATTATGGTGCGCCCAGATTTAGACCTGATGGTAGTTTTGCAGGTTTTATTGGTTCTTGTTTAGATATTAGCGATCGCAAACAAATTGAAGCTACTCTACAAGAATCGGAAAAACGCTGGCGTACTTTATTGGAAAATGTGCGTTTGTTAGTAATTGGCATGGATCTGCAAGGTCGCCTTGATTATGCTAATCCATTCTTTTTAGAGCTAATGGGATACACAGTCACCGAAGCAATTGGTAAACATTTTATCGATTTAGTTCATCCTCAAAATCGTCAGGAAGCTGTAAAAATTTTTCAATCTATTATTCAACCGAATTCTCCTTACTATTATCATCATCAAAAAATTCTGCTAACTAAATCAGGAGAAGAAAAAAGAATTAGTTGGAATAGTACTCAAATGTGCGATCTTCAAGGAAAACCAATCGGAATGATGTGCATTGGTGAAGATATTACAGCACGTCATGCTATGGAACGAATGAAGGATGAATTTATTTCTGTGGTTAGTCATGAATTACGTACTCCTTTGACTTCTATTCATGGTGCTTTGGGTTTACTTGTGAGTGGAATTGTACAGCCTCAATCTGAACAAGGACAACGGATTATTAAAATTGCAGCAGAAAGTACCGAAAGTCTTGTTCGCTTAGTTAACGATATTTTAGAATTAGAGCGACTCGAATCTGGCAAAATTGACTTAATCAAAAAAATAGTTCAGGTTCAAGAAATAATGTTGAAAGCAATTGAACTTGTTCAATTAATAGCTAATCGAGCCGGAATTATTTTAGAAGTTACCAACCAAAACTTAGAATTTTATGGCGATTGCGATCGCATAGTTCAAGTTTTGACTAATCTTTTAACTAACGCCATCAAATTTTCTGAAAGAGGTTCTCGCGTTTGGCTGGATGTAGTTCAACAATCAGACCAAATTCTTTTTGTTGTTCAAGACCAAGGTAGAGGTATACCTTCAGATAAACTAGAAACTATCTTTGAACGTTTTCATCAAGTTGATGCTTCTGATTCTCGGCGCAAAGGTGGAACTGGTCTAGGATTGGCAATCTGTCGTAATATTGTCGAACAGCACGGCGGAAAAATTTGGGCAGAAAGTATTTACGGCAAAGGAAGTAATTTCTTTTTCACTATTCCTTTAGTTAAAGCTGATGAGATAAATAATTAA
- a CDS encoding dihydrolipoamide acetyltransferase family protein: MIHDIFMPALSSTMTEGKIVEWTKAPGDKVAKGETVVVVESDKADMDVESFNEGYLAVILVEAGKEAPVGNAIALLAETEAEIEEAKQKAASLQGGSSSPAAPQSKPTPVATPGAVADNATSTTQTTSNGRIVASPRARKLAKEFGVDLKTIQGSGPYGRIVAHDIEQAAGKTPTPTSVASQPVTAPVAPPPVSRPVTPSPAPVSVTPGETVPLNTLQKAVVQNMMMSLQVPTFHVNYTITTDALDQLYKQIKSKGVTMTALLAKAVAVTLAKHPIVNASYSEGAIKYNSEINIAVAVAMEGGGLITPVLRNADKLDLYSLSRSWKDLVDRSRLKQLQPDEYSTGTFTLSNLGMFGVDRFDAILPPGQGSILAVGAARPQVVANEQGLIGVKRQMVVNMTSDHRIIYGAQAASFLQDLAKLIETEPQSLTL, translated from the coding sequence ATGATTCACGATATATTTATGCCGGCTCTTAGCTCCACCATGACTGAAGGAAAAATTGTTGAATGGACAAAAGCTCCAGGAGACAAAGTAGCCAAGGGTGAAACTGTGGTAGTGGTAGAGTCGGATAAAGCCGACATGGATGTAGAGTCCTTTAATGAAGGTTATTTAGCGGTTATTTTAGTTGAAGCAGGAAAAGAAGCACCTGTAGGAAATGCGATCGCTCTTTTAGCAGAAACTGAAGCAGAAATCGAAGAAGCCAAACAAAAAGCTGCTTCACTCCAGGGAGGTTCTAGCTCTCCTGCTGCTCCTCAATCAAAACCTACTCCTGTAGCTACTCCTGGTGCTGTTGCTGACAATGCAACCTCTACCACCCAAACTACAAGCAATGGCAGAATTGTCGCTTCTCCACGCGCTAGAAAACTAGCTAAAGAATTTGGTGTTGATTTAAAAACAATTCAAGGCAGTGGTCCCTACGGTAGAATTGTTGCTCACGATATCGAACAAGCAGCAGGTAAAACTCCCACTCCTACTTCAGTAGCATCTCAACCAGTAACCGCACCTGTAGCACCGCCCCCAGTATCTCGTCCCGTTACACCTTCTCCAGCACCCGTTAGCGTTACTCCTGGTGAAACTGTACCACTTAATACTCTCCAAAAAGCTGTGGTACAGAATATGATGATGAGTTTGCAAGTACCTACTTTCCACGTCAACTACACCATCACTACTGATGCTTTAGATCAACTCTACAAACAAATTAAGTCTAAAGGAGTAACAATGACAGCTTTACTCGCTAAAGCAGTAGCGGTTACTTTGGCAAAACACCCGATAGTTAATGCTAGCTATAGTGAAGGAGCAATTAAATATAATTCAGAAATCAATATTGCTGTTGCAGTAGCAATGGAAGGCGGAGGTTTAATCACACCTGTTTTACGCAATGCCGACAAGCTTGATCTTTATTCTCTCTCTCGCAGTTGGAAAGATTTAGTCGACCGTTCTAGACTCAAACAACTACAACCAGATGAATATAGCACTGGTACTTTTACCCTATCTAATTTAGGTATGTTTGGCGTAGATCGTTTTGATGCCATCTTACCTCCTGGACAAGGTTCAATCCTAGCAGTTGGTGCTGCTCGTCCCCAAGTCGTAGCGAATGAACAAGGATTAATCGGTGTTAAACGTCAAATGGTAGTTAATATGACCAGCGATCATCGTATTATTTATGGCGCACAAGCTGCTTCTTTCTTACAAGATCTAGCTAAGTTAATTGAAACAGAACCACAATCTTTAACTCTTTAA
- a CDS encoding response regulator, whose protein sequence is MSNKRILVVDDDDGIREVIQICLEAIAGWEVIPVSSGAEGLKQAEQQQPDAILLDVMMPCMDGITTFKQLQINQKIQHIPTILLTAKAKISEQKQLQNLGVAGVIVKPFEPQNLINQIKNILNW, encoded by the coding sequence ATGTCTAACAAACGAATTTTAGTTGTTGATGACGATGATGGTATTCGAGAAGTAATTCAAATATGTTTAGAAGCGATCGCTGGGTGGGAAGTAATTCCTGTATCTTCTGGTGCAGAAGGATTAAAACAAGCCGAACAACAACAACCAGATGCTATTTTACTTGATGTGATGATGCCGTGTATGGATGGCATTACTACTTTTAAACAACTCCAAATTAATCAAAAAATTCAGCATATTCCTACTATCTTACTAACGGCTAAAGCTAAAATAAGTGAGCAAAAACAATTACAAAATTTGGGAGTTGCTGGTGTAATTGTTAAACCTTTTGAACCACAAAATTTAATCAACCAAATTAAAAATATTCTTAATTGGTAA
- a CDS encoding citrate synthase has translation MTTTFFCEYKPGLEGIPAAKSSISHVDGQKGILEYRGINIEELTKKGSFLETAYLLIWDRLPTKEELKQFETNILYHRRIKYRIRDMMKCFPETGHPMDALQTSAAALGLFYSRRALDDPEYIRKAVVRLLAKIPTMVAAFHQMRKGNDPIQPNDELDYAANFLYMLTERKPDPLAARIFDVCLTLHAEHTINASTFSAMVTASTLTDPYAVIASAVGTLAGPLHGGANEEVLLMLEEIGSIENVRPYVEKCIANKQKIMGFGHRVYKVKDPRATILQDLVKQLFGETGQDPYYDIAVELERVVEENFGHKGIYPNVDFYSGLVYRKLGIPDDLFTPIFAIARVAGWLAHWKEQLAVNRIFRPTQVYTGVHNAPYIPIEER, from the coding sequence ATGACAACTACATTTTTTTGTGAATATAAACCAGGGTTAGAAGGAATACCTGCTGCCAAGTCTAGCATTAGTCATGTTGATGGGCAAAAAGGGATTTTAGAATATCGCGGTATTAACATTGAAGAATTAACAAAGAAAGGAAGTTTCCTCGAAACCGCTTACCTGTTAATTTGGGACCGACTACCGACTAAAGAAGAACTAAAACAATTTGAAACAAATATTCTTTATCATCGACGCATCAAATACCGTATTCGGGACATGATGAAATGTTTTCCTGAAACTGGACACCCAATGGATGCACTACAAACTTCGGCAGCAGCGTTAGGACTATTTTATTCTCGTCGCGCATTGGATGACCCTGAATATATTAGAAAAGCTGTAGTTCGTTTGCTAGCAAAAATTCCGACAATGGTAGCAGCGTTTCATCAAATGCGAAAAGGAAACGATCCAATTCAACCTAATGACGAGTTAGATTATGCTGCTAATTTTTTATATATGTTGACAGAGAGAAAACCCGATCCTCTAGCAGCGAGAATATTTGATGTCTGTTTGACTCTTCATGCCGAACATACGATTAATGCTTCGACTTTTTCAGCAATGGTAACAGCGTCTACTCTTACCGATCCTTATGCAGTAATAGCATCAGCAGTAGGTACTTTAGCCGGCCCTCTTCATGGAGGAGCTAACGAAGAAGTATTATTAATGTTGGAAGAAATTGGTTCAATCGAGAATGTCCGTCCTTATGTGGAAAAATGTATTGCCAACAAGCAAAAAATAATGGGTTTTGGACACAGAGTGTATAAAGTAAAAGATCCTCGTGCTACGATTTTGCAAGATTTAGTTAAACAATTATTTGGGGAAACTGGTCAAGACCCTTATTATGATATTGCCGTAGAATTAGAAAGAGTAGTTGAAGAGAATTTTGGTCACAAAGGAATTTATCCTAATGTAGATTTTTACTCTGGTTTAGTTTATCGCAAACTAGGTATTCCTGATGATTTGTTTACTCCCATTTTTGCGATCGCTCGTGTGGCTGGTTGGTTGGCACATTGGAAAGAACAATTAGCTGTTAACCGTATTTTCCGTCCCACTCAAGTTTATACTGGCGTTCACAATGCTCCATATATTCCTATTGAAGAACGTTAA
- a CDS encoding response regulator, producing MKILLIEDDESLANLVQETLTKQQHYLVDCATDGLEGLELAENFGYDLILLDLVLPKLDGIQLCQKLRSQGDRTPILLLTAQDALTKKVKGLDAGADDYLVKPFELDELLARIRALLRRGNDTLLPILHWQGLNLDPNSCQVNYCDQPLKLTAKEYALLELFLRHPQRIFSQSSLLDQIWSFDEFPSENAVRTQIKGLRQKLKQVGASADFIETIYGMGYRLKQSATAFTEPTKSKIVKPKQSATKLPDLNNIWLQHRAKYLAHLETLTQAIQFLKNELNAKNSLAEAIQIAHTLAGSLGTFGLKKASKYAGQIEQKLKNYSQLTVDDFNLLEQLIEKLNRELNQSFKTSDNLLFLTPRPRTTTYRHKLLIIDDDSALTQVLMSEANTWGLETTVANNLEQARKIVNQNIPDIVLLDLFFPEAIEGGFELLEELTTKQPPIPTIVFTAKESLTTRVKVARLGGKLFLQKPISSYQVLEAIAQVLEQFYPSVAKILVVDEQQKTLDELRQLLAPWGFQVILLADSRQFWQIIEQSLPDLVILQLELPEISGIELCQVVRNDPNWHQLPILAISQSQDEQMIQQAFAAGIDDYLCLPLNPQQLITRIFNRLDKERYRRQQSEIDTLTGVLNRKAFILQINRLLNLAKRQDKPLCFIVIDLDNFKHINDCYGHDAGDLVLRYLGKLLNQLFRKEDVVARWGGEEFVLGLYDVSQESGNHKLEHLLATFCQHNFTDSRDRKFQVSFSGGLAEYPRDGQHLETLYQVADRRLYQAKAQGKNLIV from the coding sequence ATGAAAATTTTGCTGATTGAAGATGATGAAAGTCTCGCTAATTTAGTACAAGAAACTTTGACCAAACAACAGCATTATTTAGTCGATTGCGCTACAGATGGGTTAGAAGGGTTAGAATTAGCTGAAAACTTTGGATATGACTTAATTCTTTTGGATTTAGTTCTACCAAAGCTAGACGGAATTCAACTATGTCAGAAACTCCGTTCCCAAGGCGATCGCACACCAATTTTACTTCTAACTGCTCAAGATGCTCTAACTAAAAAAGTCAAAGGTTTAGATGCTGGTGCTGATGATTATTTAGTAAAACCTTTTGAACTTGACGAGTTATTAGCTCGAATTCGAGCTTTATTGAGGCGAGGAAATGATACTTTATTACCAATTTTACACTGGCAAGGACTTAATCTTGACCCTAATAGTTGCCAAGTAAACTACTGCGATCAACCGCTTAAATTAACAGCTAAAGAATATGCTTTATTAGAATTATTTTTACGTCATCCTCAACGAATTTTTAGTCAAAGTTCTTTATTAGATCAAATTTGGTCTTTTGATGAATTTCCTTCAGAAAATGCTGTAAGAACACAAATTAAAGGCTTACGACAAAAACTAAAGCAAGTAGGTGCTTCAGCAGACTTTATTGAAACTATTTATGGAATGGGATATCGCTTAAAACAATCAGCAACCGCATTTACCGAGCCAACCAAATCAAAAATTGTCAAGCCTAAACAATCAGCTACCAAACTTCCTGATTTAAATAATATTTGGCTACAACATCGTGCTAAATATCTTGCTCATCTGGAAACTTTAACACAAGCAATTCAATTTTTAAAAAATGAACTTAATGCAAAAAACTCTCTAGCTGAAGCAATACAAATTGCTCATACTTTAGCTGGTTCTTTAGGAACTTTTGGGTTGAAAAAAGCTTCAAAATATGCTGGTCAAATCGAGCAAAAATTAAAAAATTATTCCCAGTTAACTGTTGATGATTTTAATCTTTTAGAACAATTAATTGAAAAATTAAATCGAGAATTAAATCAATCTTTTAAGACCTCTGATAATCTTTTATTTTTAACTCCTCGTCCTCGGACAACTACCTATCGACATAAACTTCTCATTATTGATGATGATTCAGCACTCACTCAAGTTTTAATGAGTGAAGCTAACACTTGGGGTTTAGAAACTACAGTCGCTAATAATTTAGAACAAGCCAGAAAAATTGTTAATCAAAATATTCCAGATATCGTTTTATTAGACTTATTTTTTCCTGAAGCTATAGAGGGAGGCTTTGAATTATTAGAAGAATTAACCACCAAACAACCACCGATTCCAACGATTGTTTTTACTGCTAAAGAAAGTTTAACTACTAGAGTCAAAGTAGCTCGTTTGGGTGGTAAATTATTTTTACAAAAACCAATCTCTTCCTATCAAGTTTTAGAAGCGATCGCACAAGTGTTAGAACAGTTTTATCCTTCTGTTGCCAAAATTTTGGTGGTGGATGAACAACAAAAAACTTTAGACGAACTTCGTCAGCTTTTAGCACCTTGGGGATTTCAAGTCATTCTTCTAGCAGATTCTCGCCAGTTTTGGCAAATTATCGAACAATCGCTCCCAGATTTAGTTATTCTTCAATTAGAATTACCTGAAATTAGCGGAATTGAATTATGTCAAGTAGTACGCAACGATCCTAATTGGCATCAGTTACCGATTTTGGCAATTTCTCAAAGTCAAGATGAACAGATGATTCAACAAGCTTTTGCTGCTGGTATTGATGATTATCTCTGTTTACCTCTTAATCCTCAACAATTAATTACTCGCATCTTTAATCGTTTAGATAAAGAAAGATATCGTCGTCAACAAAGTGAAATAGATACCTTAACAGGAGTTTTAAATCGCAAAGCTTTTATTCTGCAAATCAATCGATTACTCAATCTAGCAAAACGACAAGACAAACCTTTGTGTTTTATTGTGATCGATCTAGACAATTTTAAACATATCAATGACTGTTATGGACACGATGCTGGCGATCTTGTTTTACGTTATTTGGGCAAACTTCTCAACCAACTGTTTAGAAAAGAAGATGTTGTAGCACGTTGGGGAGGCGAAGAATTCGTTCTCGGTTTATATGATGTCTCCCAAGAATCGGGCAATCATAAATTGGAACACTTACTTGCTACCTTTTGTCAACATAATTTTACTGATTCTCGCGACCGCAAATTTCAAGTTAGTTTTAGCGGTGGTTTGGCAGAATATCCTCGTGATGGACAACATTTAGAAACTCTCTATCAAGTCGCAGATCGACGACTTTATCAAGCAAAAGCTCAAGGCAAAAATTTAATCGTCTAA
- a CDS encoding FAD-dependent hydroxylase: MALKQQTSSRDTKSNALDCDLVIVGGGIVGATLASALKDSGLKILIVEANPLEVVASRRQAYALSLLSGRIYEGIGVWQNILPKIAKFRNIRLSDGEYPQIVKFNRTELDTEFLGYVAEHKVVLTALQELIAQCPNITWLCPAKVIEVESQNTFSEIKINLNGTTKTIKTKLIIGADGSRSRIRSLAGIKTRGWKYWQSCVAFTIKHTAPQNDIAFEKFWSTGPMGILPLPGNRCQIVWTHPHAEAKAIQQLNEQEFLEKLNYYTGGLLGEIELISDRAVFPVQLMQCDRYVQSRIALVGDAAHCCHPVGGQGLNLGIRDAAALAQILQQAHQQSEDIGELQVLKRYENWRKRENLTILGFTDFLDRTFSNSFLPIVVIRRFGLWLMNNCQPLKIFALKLMTGLKGRTPQLAQR; encoded by the coding sequence ATGGCATTAAAACAGCAAACTAGTAGTAGAGACACAAAATCTAATGCTCTTGATTGCGATCTAGTTATTGTTGGTGGCGGTATCGTTGGTGCAACCTTAGCTTCTGCCTTAAAAGACTCTGGGTTGAAAATTTTGATTGTTGAAGCCAACCCATTAGAAGTAGTCGCTTCTAGAAGGCAGGCTTATGCTCTATCACTTCTTTCTGGACGTATTTACGAAGGAATTGGAGTTTGGCAGAATATTTTACCCAAAATAGCTAAATTTCGTAATATCAGACTTTCTGACGGTGAATACCCGCAAATAGTTAAATTTAATCGAACAGAGTTAGATACAGAATTTTTAGGCTATGTTGCTGAACATAAAGTTGTTTTGACTGCTTTACAAGAATTGATTGCTCAGTGTCCGAACATCACTTGGTTGTGTCCAGCCAAAGTAATCGAAGTTGAGTCACAAAATACTTTTAGCGAAATAAAAATTAACCTGAATGGTACAACTAAAACCATTAAAACTAAATTAATCATAGGAGCAGATGGCTCGCGATCGCGTATTCGTAGTTTAGCAGGAATTAAAACTCGCGGTTGGAAATATTGGCAGTCTTGTGTAGCTTTTACAATTAAACACACTGCACCACAAAACGATATTGCTTTTGAAAAATTTTGGTCAACTGGACCGATGGGAATATTACCTCTACCAGGAAATCGCTGTCAAATTGTCTGGACTCATCCCCATGCCGAAGCTAAAGCGATACAGCAGTTGAACGAACAAGAATTTCTTGAAAAACTTAATTACTATACAGGCGGTTTATTAGGTGAAATTGAATTAATCAGCGATCGCGCTGTTTTTCCTGTACAATTAATGCAATGCGATCGCTATGTGCAATCGAGAATAGCTTTAGTAGGAGATGCTGCTCATTGTTGTCATCCTGTTGGAGGACAAGGATTAAATTTGGGTATTAGAGATGCAGCAGCTTTAGCTCAGATTTTACAACAAGCTCATCAACAAAGTGAAGACATTGGGGAACTTCAAGTTTTAAAACGTTATGAAAATTGGCGTAAACGAGAAAATTTAACTATATTAGGATTTACTGACTTTTTAGACCGTACTTTCTCCAATAGTTTCCTTCCCATAGTAGTAATTCGTCGTTTTGGTTTATGGTTAATGAATAACTGTCAACCACTAAAAATATTTGCTCTCAAATTAATGACAGGTTTAAAAGGTCGTACTCCGCAACTAGCGCAACGCTAG